Genomic segment of Bemisia tabaci chromosome 9, PGI_BMITA_v3:
ataggttattttgtcatatcgaTAACTGCTCAATTTACAAACCAAGGATATTCCCGTGCCCCTACTAGTTGCATCTTGAACATGAAATTCGCTACATTGCAGACACTtattatttctcaatttttttcagacatGGATACTTCCTCATCCAACGTGGAATACTATTCAATATTCGACGCAATAATATTCTACAATGCATACGGCCTTACGGGAGACGATCTCAAGGTACTCCAAAAGCAGCTGCATGTTCCCCCGTCGCAGATGGAGCTGACGAGATCGTATTACCAGGGATACAACGTGTTTGATAACAGGTTCGCTGCTGATACGGGATTGTACATAAGATGGGCCCCAGTCGCACCGAAAACCAAGATTTACAACACGTACTCGGTTCTTGCGTCTTTGAAAAACGTGGATTTGAAACCCTGGTGGCCTTCAGGGGAAGTTCCGCTCATACCGCTCATCACAGCCGACAAGTACGCGACCGATTTCGAAGAGTGCATGTTGAGGAGCTGTAGTATTGACGTGGAGACTTACATTTCAAGGTTAgacttttcaatttgatttttcactgaaaaaatcgatgaaaacataTGTTGAATCGGTAGAAAGatgtgattttaattttttaaaaaaaaaacatttttcggaggAGCAaatcttttttccaaaaaaaaaacagatagcGGTTGAACGCATGCGCGAGTCGTTTTGACAAGCGtgttaagcgctcagccgataggcggcgctttttgatttcgatttgccactagagctctagtatagtagggcgctcaagcgatcaaatggcgcaccaactcatcgatgcacgaaacgccatttttactttttttttttttgattacctcattatgcctctgtgaatacgattaaatgcaaattagcgtaagaaataaataacagtcctaaaactctctttgctatgcggtttatagttatcctataattacttctgaaagttcaagattcgcgttctgttttccgaaaacttttccaccggtgataaccttattcggagaccttagtagaattcgcctacatctaggttatgtgtctttgacctaggtactggagagtattgccatccttttgcccttctctgattggttcatgagttttggcgtctttggccctcttctggcttaataagatcaatgttcattttctgtaggtacatagccgcgattcagattcagatgacactactctcccgtatttgcttctcgcgtctcgcttactactttgtgttttcatatttcgtccatctccctccatccataattaattccataCTCCATCCGCCTCGTTCaagattgtgttgtgaaatttaagattgtgaaattgtctgaaatttgaagcataatattttggaattattcaacgtatgtgtcttgtcttcagactcgttctgcccacctcgtgaagtttgtgaaagtttctgaagtataatgctgtgaaattatttgaccaattatcatgctacctcagagactgttttagtgtttttgggttaattaaagtatgtcaggtaggagatctgccatttgcgatacatgcaaaatgcttcattatactagtgtaccaaagttgttctcaagcaccaattacaacacggtttgcatttttatgctgaatagcatagataaacgactggagcattttgcgcagctccagcgcagggatttgtaccttcgtaattgtcaccacctcatgtatccttgatcatagaatatctgttattctcaaagcgatgtcgtcatcacatccctgtcagttcacaacttctaattattgagtttaactaggtgtcaaaaaatctgagatatctgaagtaacagaaaattgtgtactttcaaagtctaagattttttgcggcaccgacagtttcataaatcttccttataacactctactctgaaaccgctacattctacctctcacattgctccataacaaaggtatgtgttagcctcttatttgtactaaaaattctaggtttcatgactcatttactcattcactctctggtgaatttggttccgtcagattcattgcaagacaccttatgtgttatctccgcagacctaacacagacatttgaacgctcaatgagagcaaaatttcaactggcctgatgtctacttttcagtaaagagggtaaataaccttccttaaggactcgctttgagacgataaaacaaggtttctccattacttaccgtaagacgataataagtgttccaccagactatgtaggagatgaggttgaaagttacatcacctccatgtgtgaggaagttttcttacctataacctgattttatgacttacaataacaaaagatactgctttcgcctggcattttttaatgcgtcgcatcgtctaataaacggggacctacatttacttgattccatgaataggtaaaatggctcagagagaatttcgtcgaatgatcactacggccatctctcatccagttggagaacttttacttacctttgattaaaaaattcatgaaccatagagtttttggaaattgagtacacaatattattgtgaaagatttttgaggttgagtctttgtttacattctcaaagtatcaaaagttctacagtttcatcgtgtttcctcctaactttatcagcttatgagcaatggctcctaatttactcaactcctcagcaggccaaaactctatacctctacagatacatatgagaatcatgcgtttcaacgaaacctacgagtcctcttatcatcactcaggaaccaccgatcttttctgcaggtgtcatggaccattcatgacaaatactgttgcaaccacccttatcctaggtacatatctatgcatagtaattctagtgatcagctccatactcacaatgtaatttctgtaaaatacagttggacggtggaattaccagaccccgtatctcggtttgcgacgtcgtagacttcctttcatactttcttctttacacggaaaaccaaccaacatcaatttataaaaacttctgcaatttttcttctctgtgcaaagaaaactctgtgaaaaccaaggaggaaaatgatttgttctctgtccaaaagaataaaatgggagcggagatttttaagcaccgcaaacgagatacatggtctgctagtttcactgttgacttgttacgatatacctatacctacaatatccctacagattacattgaagatattactgtccctgtaacagtgactgattcgaatgttatcacagtagagggtttcagatatttgggccagcatggtttattaattacacagaacgtaagttacctttataaattaagacgtagaggcaacttctgcctttggttggccagaaatttctgtaaacgcatttaaattcctaaaattaatgagaaattccgaatctactaaatgaaagcaaggatttcaggagaacatgattaacaatttgctgtcagaaggaaaactgcggaaggaaagtgggaaagatttttcactaaggctcaacataatatgaggaggaaaaaatgaatgtaatttccgtttaccctggttataattctggtattgcaagaattctctttctctatttacgtaattacgtattagattattgtattgtatctgtatgaaatcctgttatcacgaagacagagtatcatagagcataaacaataaacataggaaaggttgtgtctgatcatgagtcattagaaggttttagcgtagtgtgctgcaacctagcggacacatggtgccttcgattcgcgaaaagttaccttcagtactcacaatcagttgcagttgattgatttcgtttattgtctcatcatttacctattaatatttatatttcgttcatttatttacctataatattttttacgtgtccaattagggcatcattaaaacaattaatttggcctcgttaagtgatacgttcatctttgatacattttcttcaaatgatctagaaaagttatttttttggagccgtaatagttttctctgtttttatgagaaatcgaggattttttatgtattaatatttcggtacttaagtaatggatcattatttttcttatggatcttggattttttttcgggggggggggaggaagcacaattttagatgttttaattattgcaaattttaacatactcagttaataggtagtaaattaaatctgggactcattaaaattgcgctcatcgctgagcgcttctctaatacccacgtattagagctttcccgcttgttgaTTTTTCTCGCCGACGTGCAGTAAGACACGTTTCCAACGCATGTTGGCAACATTGACAATGTTTCATTGATAATGTTAGAAACTTCACccgatagtttcctctctaaaatatgaattagcagtggagattctgaaacacacCAACCAAGAAATgcactttctgcacccaacactggaaaaaaaaaacacattggatctagagtccagactcttaaaaacatcgacaagaaaaagtacccttgattcaatcagaatctagcttaaatcaagaaccaagcctcttaatttaagcggatttcgttttgattcaagcaaaaatccgattgaatcaagagtatttttccttgtcaatgatttcaagactctgaactctagatccaatgtgtttttttccagtgagcgccTCAATTACATTCCTATCCACCATTTGACAACTCGTTCAACAGAGTCTTTAAAATGCAGTTTCCTTGAGCACTGTTTCGCCACCGCGAATAATCAAAAcgactgtattttttaaacaaaattattaTATACTTACATTATTTACAGGTTCGATTTACTGCAGCTGAAAAAGTCATTGCTCACACCGGAAAAACCCACTGTGACGAGTGATATCATTCTCGCTTTCCTGTTCCAAAGCGGTTATTTCACGCCGTTGGAACGTAACGGGGACGAGCGAACCATCACTGCTCCAAATTACGAGGTCCAAACGAAAATGATCGAGAGTTTCTATCGGACCGCATATTTGTATAAACGCTACAATTACACCAAAGAAGACGAGAAACAATACGTTACAGCGATGGACAAGCTTAATTCTACAATCAGCACGTTTCAAGATGTTGTTAAATCCGTGAGGAATTTGTTTCGGAGCGAAGCTCCGCTCGGAGAAAAATTCATGCAGGCTGTCTTGCTCTACCCCCTTGTGAattctgacaaattttatgCGTATCGGATAGAGAAGCACGATGACCCGTTTCTCAGATACGATGCTGTTGCTGAGAGGAGAAGGGACAACGCAGCCATCGTGGTCACGCTGAGATGCAGACCTCAGGACCTGAAACGGGCCGTGGGGCAGATTGTAAAAGCACCGGTggataaaaaatttgatctgctgcccaatCGGAAGGATAAGATTGATTTACGATTAATAATTACTGAGGATAAAGAAGTCTACGGTTATTTTAATTATACTACGTTCAAAGGCGATTCGACTTCTGAAATGTGGCCGACGCTGAAACACTACTGACGACAGAAGTTTTGTTACGATTCGCTGTtaatactaaataaatttaCGTGGTCAATATTACTTAACGtagattttttgagaaattatgcgcaatagaaacaaaaaaatattgattaatgAATCAGTATTTTTTGCTATTGCGATTCTTTTCTcggtcaattttaaaaattgaaccaatttaaaactaaaaagaGCCATGTGAATAGAGTTTGCGTGAAAGATACTCATTTTgtcataaatacatccaatttaaGACACGGTTCCAGCCCCTAAGCttcattttaagttttgaaaattttgtgaaactctcttctttgtctttttCATTTCTGTGAGAATTATagttaattgaaattttcgtaaTAAATGATACATCATTTATTACGGTTTGATAGAGATGCGCTCCATCCTTGCGTAACCCCTCTTAAGTTGTGCACGCGTGCTACTCTACGCATTTCCGAGTAGCGTACGCATATCGGTACTCAGTGCGATTTGCTACATAAGAACCGAGAGTAAGCCTTGTGATCGGGCTCGCGAAGACGGCGTACCGCTTGAAGTATTCTCACAGTTTCGCAGGCGCTTCCCCGATCGTTTTTTCGCGCAAACTTCAATGAGTTCAAAGTTACGGACATTTTGTTCCGGGAGATGAGGTTCCTTTTCACAAATCCGGTCTTATATATGAAGCAACAAAACTCTCTCGCACATCCACAACGATAAATGAGAGCTTGATCTCTTTCCCGCTGACTTAGAGATTTTAACgcgagtagaaaagttggacaaGACGAAACGCAATATGCAGTTTTGACTTGCAAGAGCGTAAAATTGCGTacccacaaaatgaaggagactTTTATTTCGCtgtttcagagactttaacgtgggattagaaaagttggatggggtgAGACGCACGATATAATGTTCCGATTTCCAAGGATGTAAAATTGCGTATCCACAACttgaaggagaatctcttttCGGGTGACTCAGAGAATTTAATGCAGGGTAAAAAAGTTGGATAGGGAGCAACaggtgatacaactattttgacttccaACAAGATAGAGATGCATCTCGATAAAATGAGGGAGAACATACCTcggacaaaaattttaggaacaaagttagaaaagctgaaacAGACAGAATTCCGAACAATTTCACTTTACATATAGCCAAGTAGTTTTTCTACTCCTACGAATCAATAATCAATCAAGGAAACCCGTTCACTCACTCGATTGACTTTTTAGGCTATGTGCACATGTTAAACCAATCGATACTATCTCAGCAAAAGTAAGTCGATTTGATGTATCGGATACGATTTACTGCATCGAGAGGCTAGGTTGACTAACATATATAAAAATCGtacgaataaaaatattcaaaaaaatgtattaatttattttctttttattggaaattttaacttaaattaTGTGAAAAGTTCAAAGGAGGACATTCACAGCTTTCTTCAAGatgaaatattataaaaatatattattttacCATCCGAATTTTTATACAGCTATTTCTCCGAGCACGGTAGAATTGCTGGTAAAATTCGCCTGGGTACCATGGCTCAGtctccttcctcctcctcttaaATGGCATTTTCATATCAGTAAACtcctatttggacgtatttctaccaaacagacctatgtggaagtgagaaatatggggtgtgctcgttagttctcttgcgtggcgagtgaatgagaataataaagcgccagtgacgtcagcggcaatgaaggAGACCGAGCACGAGCCGGGGATCatcgtcggggcgctgtaactcatgagccctgtccacaacgctttcttgccatgcccgcggctcatgagttccgcatccAGTtgacacataggtctgtttgatagaatgcaatatcccgcttttccaattcttcaaaaggaatcacgcccacttttacattgcttcttatgcagcttcaacgagcacatcccatatttctcacctccacataggtctctttggtagaaatatgtccattttttcCATGACTATCCCATTATTCAATCCATCCGATCAATTGCATCATAATCCTCCTTTCAAATGTAGCTCTTCACCGAACTGGACCTGGCTTCTAAAACGATCGCCACACATTGGGCATCGAACACGTCTAAGTCCAGGTTGTCCATTCTTAATCCTTTCGTGGCACGTAGCACAAATTCTATGTCCACAATCCAGCACTACGTTCTTCTTTTCGTCGCGGCATATTTTGAAAGCTTGTAGTGGTTGAAATGTTGG
This window contains:
- the LOC109038977 gene encoding uncharacterized protein, producing the protein MFFFPLKMLRFLFYMSLICQTSTNDNALHDAFAEIYAAKAEKIIINTTDFEVVTHSSGYIDKTPLILDLLPLPSHIVIHGPRGFSKSTNLNMLKTFFEHELGENHLAKDPQKAHKLGLFRDKSIFSNGTLFWKHFARYPVVYLDLGSVKTKTFHDFTTSFIEHCVHPLMAKFSYLLNNTNIWESSALKTVSFSKSYEWKKEELMKFGVNLAELIRRHHDTKSILLIDDYDHPVISAVLDTHVSQDDTINIIEFMGAFVNAMTKHSDHIYRSVLTGTIAVTLEYDMDTSSSNVEYYSIFDAIIFYNAYGLTGDDLKVLQKQLHVPPSQMELTRSYYQGYNVFDNRFAADTGLYIRWAPVAPKTKIYNTYSVLASLKNVDLKPWWPSGEVPLIPLITADKYATDFEECMLRSCSIDVETYISRFDLLQLKKSLLTPEKPTVTSDIILAFLFQSGYFTPLERNGDERTITAPNYEVQTKMIESFYRTAYLYKRYNYTKEDEKQYVTAMDKLNSTISTFQDVVKSVRNLFRSEAPLGEKFMQAVLLYPLVNSDKFYAYRIEKHDDPFLRYDAVAERRRDNAAIVVTLRCRPQDLKRAVGQIVKAPVDKKFDLLPNRKDKIDLRLIITEDKEVYGYFNYTTFKGDSTSEMWPTLKHY